The following are from one region of the Polyangiaceae bacterium genome:
- a CDS encoding response regulator, which produces MGGRILVVDDSSTIRKVVSSILERNAFKPVEAKDGQYALEELERDPEFDLILLDFVMPRMNGYQFCRELRAKQEIRNLPVVLMSAKGDKIRGQFVQQTGAIDAITKPFDARGLIAVVEGAIHKHKEGRARPVPDAETMLEEDDVVDSIRPSSLSWTQSGGVNRVRVAMDFADALADILRPELLPPGGDDRSYQMAFQRMLTPDTVIQLGQTLGGLLETSQNADALTGNVSVISIAEILQLLSLQRQTGSLTVRTRKGASILLYIKEGHLCLATSAGLHGEFRVGRYLVQDGALKEAQLTEYLEQSPPSGSQSGSLVRTMIGQAMIERGLINEEQLKKGLIRQASELIYEVVRWNSGRFSFKLDDLSEAARAADLGLPTGAIVMEGFRRVDEWRLIEGSFDFENVLYQDPMAIERMGKQGELTKLEATVLAAIDGERTVREIVAEVHASSFDVCKILYQFVNSRLVRIEG; this is translated from the coding sequence ATGGGCGGCCGTATCTTGGTAGTGGATGACAGCTCGACGATTCGCAAAGTCGTCAGCTCGATCCTTGAGCGCAACGCGTTCAAGCCGGTGGAGGCCAAGGATGGTCAGTACGCGCTCGAAGAGCTGGAGCGCGACCCCGAGTTCGATCTGATCCTGCTCGACTTCGTGATGCCGCGCATGAACGGCTATCAGTTCTGCCGAGAGCTGCGCGCCAAGCAGGAGATCAGGAACCTACCCGTGGTGCTGATGAGCGCCAAGGGCGACAAGATCCGCGGCCAGTTCGTCCAGCAAACCGGCGCCATCGACGCGATCACGAAGCCCTTCGATGCGCGCGGCCTGATCGCAGTCGTTGAAGGGGCAATCCACAAGCACAAGGAAGGTCGCGCGCGTCCGGTACCTGACGCCGAGACGATGCTGGAAGAGGACGACGTCGTCGACAGCATTCGCCCGAGCTCGCTCTCCTGGACCCAGTCGGGTGGGGTCAATCGTGTCCGCGTGGCAATGGACTTCGCCGACGCACTCGCTGACATTCTGCGACCCGAGTTGCTGCCGCCTGGCGGAGACGATCGCAGCTATCAGATGGCGTTTCAGCGCATGCTGACCCCAGACACGGTGATTCAACTGGGTCAAACGCTCGGTGGCTTGCTGGAGACGAGTCAGAACGCAGATGCGCTTACCGGCAATGTGTCGGTCATTTCCATCGCGGAAATCCTTCAGCTGCTCTCACTCCAGCGCCAGACCGGCAGCCTCACGGTACGGACGCGCAAGGGCGCGAGCATCTTGCTCTACATCAAAGAGGGTCACCTCTGCTTGGCTACCTCGGCGGGGCTTCATGGTGAGTTCCGCGTCGGTCGCTACCTGGTGCAAGACGGCGCGCTGAAAGAGGCACAGCTCACCGAGTACCTGGAGCAGAGTCCCCCGTCTGGGTCCCAGTCGGGCTCGCTCGTGCGCACGATGATTGGTCAGGCGATGATCGAGCGCGGGCTGATCAATGAAGAGCAGCTGAAGAAGGGCCTGATTCGTCAAGCCAGTGAGCTGATCTACGAGGTCGTGCGCTGGAACTCCGGTCGCTTCAGCTTCAAGCTGGATGACCTGTCAGAGGCCGCGAGAGCCGCGGATTTGGGCCTGCCCACTGGAGCAATCGTGATGGAAGGCTTCCGCCGCGTCGACGAGTGGCGGCTCATCGAAGGCAGCTTCGACTTCGAGAACGTGCTGTACCAAGATCCGATGGCCATCGAGCGCATGGGCAAGCAGGGTGAGCTGACGAAGCTCGAAGCCACTGTGCTCGCCGCGATCGATGGCGAGCGCACGGTGCGCGAGATCGTCGCCGAGGTGCACGCGAGCTCCTTCGACGTATGCAAGATCCTCTACCAGTTCGTAAACTCCCGGCTGGTGCGCATCGAAGGCTAG
- a CDS encoding class I SAM-dependent methyltransferase has protein sequence MKGWVDESALERQAEMFTSRLRKRFRHLSPRFKRRGIEAFRVYDWDIPEIRATLDWYAGHLVIAEYVREQTAGIPWLERMAEAAGEALLGEVPEAERDARLHLKRRTTGKRGHRYGRLSPKGFELEVREGDQRFWVDLESFVDTGLFLDHRETRAFVGKALEERAGGGPAPRFLNLYAYTGSFSVYAARAGAETTTVDLSGRYLEWARKNFELNALDTSRHRFLEEDTAKFISGVRERRQRWDYIVVDPPSFSSVGNVNHTDFDVQRDHPKLLGAVADLLAPGGSILFSTNHQRFEPAFESLSGRLQIREITSQVQAEDFSRRAAHRCFVLTV, from the coding sequence ATGAAAGGCTGGGTCGACGAGAGCGCGCTGGAACGCCAGGCGGAGATGTTCACATCGCGGCTTCGCAAGCGTTTTCGGCACCTCTCACCGCGTTTCAAGCGTCGTGGAATCGAGGCCTTTCGGGTGTACGACTGGGACATTCCGGAGATCCGCGCAACGCTGGACTGGTACGCCGGTCACTTGGTCATCGCCGAGTACGTGCGGGAGCAGACCGCAGGCATCCCCTGGCTCGAACGCATGGCTGAAGCAGCGGGCGAGGCGCTGCTCGGAGAAGTCCCCGAGGCGGAACGCGACGCCCGGCTGCATCTCAAGCGTCGAACCACGGGCAAGCGAGGTCACCGCTACGGGCGGCTGAGTCCAAAAGGTTTCGAGCTCGAAGTGCGCGAGGGCGACCAGCGCTTCTGGGTGGACCTAGAGAGCTTCGTCGACACGGGGCTGTTCCTCGATCACCGCGAGACGCGCGCCTTCGTTGGCAAAGCGTTGGAAGAGCGGGCCGGGGGGGGACCAGCGCCGCGCTTCCTCAACCTCTACGCATACACTGGCAGCTTCAGCGTCTACGCGGCGCGGGCCGGTGCGGAGACGACGACCGTCGATCTCTCCGGGCGTTATCTCGAGTGGGCTCGCAAGAACTTCGAGCTGAACGCCTTGGACACCTCTCGCCATCGTTTCCTCGAGGAAGATACTGCGAAGTTCATTTCGGGGGTGAGGGAGCGCCGCCAGCGTTGGGACTACATCGTGGTCGATCCGCCGAGCTTCTCCTCTGTGGGCAACGTCAATCACACGGATTTCGACGTGCAGCGCGATCACCCGAAGCTGCTCGGCGCCGTCGCCGATCTGCTCGCGCCGGGGGGCAGCATCTTGTTTTCCACCAACCATCAACGCTTCGAACCAGCCTTCGAGTCGCTGTCAGGGCGCTTGCAGATCCGCGAGATCACGAGCCAGGTGCAGGCTGAAGACTTCTCCCGCCGCGCAGCACACCGCTGCTTCGTGCTGACTGTCTAG